A genomic region of uncultured Paludibaculum sp. contains the following coding sequences:
- a CDS encoding ribonuclease HII, which produces MRRTGYVRIAGVDEAGRGCLFGPVFAAAVILDPSRPVEGLADSKTLTSERRAELAELIRARAAAWAVASASAAEIDQINILQASRLAMRRAVESLNPPCDYLLVDATTIDWPVPQQALIKGDARVRAIAAASILAKVGRDECIGQLDLQYPGYGLARHKGYPTAEHKEALWRLGPTDLHRRSYAPVLQALQRTL; this is translated from the coding sequence GCGACGCACGGGTTATGTCCGGATCGCTGGGGTCGATGAAGCGGGGCGGGGCTGTCTTTTCGGGCCCGTCTTTGCCGCCGCTGTCATCCTGGATCCCAGCCGGCCGGTCGAGGGCCTTGCGGACAGCAAGACGTTGACCAGTGAACGCCGTGCCGAACTCGCTGAATTGATCCGCGCTCGTGCCGCGGCCTGGGCGGTCGCTTCCGCTTCGGCCGCCGAAATCGACCAGATCAACATTCTGCAGGCGTCGCGCCTCGCCATGCGCCGCGCCGTGGAAAGTCTGAATCCGCCCTGCGATTACCTACTCGTGGACGCCACCACCATCGATTGGCCGGTTCCCCAGCAAGCTCTCATCAAGGGCGACGCCCGGGTGCGCGCCATCGCCGCCGCCTCTATTTTGGCCAAAGTCGGACGCGATGAGTGCATCGGCCAATTGGATCTTCAGTATCCAGGCTATGGTTTGGCCAGACACAAGGGCTACCCCACGGCCGAACATAAGGAGGCGCTGTGGCGCCTCGGTCCCACTGATCTGCACCGCCGCAGCTATGCTCCAGTGCTCCAGGCTCTCCAACGCACTCTATGA